The Populus alba chromosome 6, ASM523922v2, whole genome shotgun sequence genome contains a region encoding:
- the LOC118047943 gene encoding inactive protein kinase SELMODRAFT_444075 isoform X5 — translation MSIAALEVSWFLCHVENAVSMILLRRNFDGFVAMECCVKQVVVAGKVVVVAVKASKEIPRSALVWALTHVVQPGDFIKLLVVIPAHSESKKLWGFSRLTGDCTTGHWKSQSGTWLDQKDYVSDLFSEMMLQLHHVYDPEKIQIRVKVVSSSSSGVVAAEVKKAQSNWIILDKHLKHEEKSCMGELKCNVVVMKRSGAKVLRLNLIGSPMMEPQMPLSFPFNIEETSIDFDSEHEQLDVLRGPFVTPASSPEHESSLTPTDVGTSSVSSSDPGTSPLFLSEIYGNQKKEHSYITEGNLSLYESDSDSNTEKLAPSSTRLYFQPWMDDILSSSGELTKNLVEGFNRPNDTDLASTYKNMLENLSKLDREPDIGVLNYRTDLNLSKSVRKAISLSTNAPLDPPPLCSVCRHKTPIFGSPPKWFTYAELEHATDGFSQKNFLAAGGFGSVHRGMLMNGQVVAVKQHKLASSQGDIEFCSEVEVLSCAQHRNVVTLIGFCVEDGRRLLVYEYICNGSLDLHLFGCDQDLLKWPVRQKIAVGTARGLRYLHEECRVGCIVHRDMRPNNILITHDFEPLVGDFGLARWQPNGDIGVETRIIGTFGYLAPEYAQRGQITEKSDIYSFGVVLVELITGRKAVDINRPKGQQCLTEWVAVQEL, via the exons ATGTCAATTGCCGCTTTGGAAGTATCTTGGTTTCTGTGTCACGTTGAAAATGCAGTCTCAATGATTTTGCTTAGGCGGAATTTTGATGGGTTTGTGGCTATGGAATGTTGTGTTAAACAAG TTGTGGTTGCTGGGAAAGTGGTGGTGGTTGCTGTTAAGGCGTCAAAAGAGATACCAAGGAGTGCTTTGGTGTGGGCTTTGACTCATGTTGTTCAACCTGGGGACTTCATTAAATTGCTGGTTGTCATCCCTGCTCACTCTGAGA GTAAAAAGTTGTGGGGATTCTCAAGATTAACCGGTGACTGCACTACTGGTCACTGGAAGTCCCAATCAGGAACCTGGTTAGATCAAAAAGACTATGTTTCGGATTTGTTCTCTGAAATGATGCTTCAACTCCATCATGTTTATGACCCTGAGAAG ATACAAATCAGGGTAAAAGTTGTTTCTAGCTCATCTTCTGGAGTTGTGGCTGCTGAAGTGAAGAAGGCTCAATCTAACTGGATCATATTGGacaa ACATCTGAAGCATGAGGAGAAAAGCTGCATGGGGGAGCTAAAATGCAATGTTGTGGTTATGAAACGTTCTGGAGCAAAGGTTCTCCGTTTGAATTTGATTGGATCACCAATGATGGAACCCCAGATGCCTTTGTCATTTCCATTCAATATAGAAGAAACTTCAATAGACTTTGACAGTGAGCATGAACAGCTAGATGTACTGAGAGGGCCATTTGTGACTCCTGCAAGTAGTCCAGAGCATGAATCATCACTGACTCCAACAGATGTTGGAACATCATCAGTGTCAAGCTCAGATCCAGGGACTTCACCATTATTTCTCTCAGAAATTTATGGGAATCAGAAGAAAGAGCATTCATATATTACTGAAGGAAATTTAAGCCTTTATGAATCTGACTCTGATTCGAATACTGAAAAGCTGGCTCCTTCATCAACAAGGTTATATTTCCAGCCATGGATGGATGACATTCTTAGTTCTAGTGGTGAACTTACAAAAAATCTGGTGGAGGGTTTCAATAGGCCAAATGATACCGATCTGGCTTCCACATATAAAAACATGCTGGAGAATTTATCTAAGCTTGACCGAGAACCTGACATTGGAGTGCTGAATTACAGAACTGATCTCAACTTAAGCAAAAGTGTTAGAAAAGCAATTTCCTTGTCCACAAATGCTCCTCTTGATCCTCCTCCATTGTGTTCAGTATGTCGACACAAGACTCCCATATTTGGAAGTCCTCCTAAGTGGTTTACTTATGCTGAACTGGAACATGCTACAGATGGATTTTCACAGAAAAATTTCTTAGCCGCAGGAGGATTTGGTTCTGTTCATCGAGGAATGCTAATGAATGGCCAGGTGGTTGCTGTAAAGCAACACAAATTGGCTAGTTCTCAAGGTGATATAGAGTTCTGCTCTGAAGTTGAGGTTTTAAGTTGTGCACAACATAGAAATGTAGTGACATTAATTGGATTCTGTGTGGAGGACGGAAGAAGATTGCTGGTTTATGAATATATTTGCAATGGCTCTTTGGATTTACATCTTTTTG GATGTGATCAAGATCTGTTGAAATGGCCTGTACGACAAAAAATCGCAGTTGGAACGGCAAGGGGTTTGAGATACCTTCATGAAGAATGTAGAGTCGGCTGTATTGTCCATCGTGATATGAGGCCGAACAATATCCTCATCACCCATGATTTTGAACCATTA GTTGGAGATTTTGGACTGGCAAGGTGGCAGCCAAATGGAGACATTGGGGTTGAAACAAGAATAATTGGAACGTTTGG GTATTTGGCTCCAGAATATGCTCAAAGAGGCCAAATCACAGAAAAATCAGATATCTACTCGTTCGGGGTAGTATTGGTGGAACTAATTACAGGACGGAAAGCTGTTGACATAAACCGACCCAAAGGCCAACAGTGCCTAACTGAATGGGTAGCAGTTCAAGAACTCTAG
- the LOC118047943 gene encoding inactive protein kinase SELMODRAFT_444075 isoform X4 encodes MSIAALEVSWFLCHVENAVSMILLRRNFDGFVAMECCVKQVVVAGKVVVVAVKASKEIPRSALVWALTHVVQPGDFIKLLVVIPAHSESKKLWGFSRLTGDCTTGHWKSQSGTWLDQKDYVSDLFSEMMLQLHHVYDPEKIQIRVKVVSSSSSGVVAAEVKKAQSNWIILDKHLKHEEKSCMGELKCNVVVMKRSGAKVLRLNLIGSPMMEPQMPLSFPFNIEETSIDFDSEHEQLDVLRGPFVTPASSPEHESSLTPTDVGTSSVSSSDPGTSPLFLSEIYGNQKKEHSYITEGNLSLYESDSDSNTEKLAPSSTRLYFQPWMDDILSSSGELTKNLVEGFNRPNDTDLASTYKNMLENLSKLDREPDIGVLNYRTDLNLSKSVRKAISLSTNAPLDPPPLCSVCRHKTPIFGSPPKWFTYAELEHATDGFSQKNFLAAGGFGSVHRGMLMNGQVVAVKQHKLASSQGCDQDLLKWPVRQKIAVGTARGLRYLHEECRVGCIVHRDMRPNNILITHDFEPLVGDFGLARWQPNGDIGVETRIIGTFGYLAPEYAQRGQITEKSDIYSFGVVLVELITGRKAVDINRPKGQQCLTEWQARPLLEKHAIHELVDPRLSNCYSEPEVHNMLQCASSCLQRDPHSRPRMSQVLRMLEAGDTAMNSTNLIDISQKAPV; translated from the exons ATGTCAATTGCCGCTTTGGAAGTATCTTGGTTTCTGTGTCACGTTGAAAATGCAGTCTCAATGATTTTGCTTAGGCGGAATTTTGATGGGTTTGTGGCTATGGAATGTTGTGTTAAACAAG TTGTGGTTGCTGGGAAAGTGGTGGTGGTTGCTGTTAAGGCGTCAAAAGAGATACCAAGGAGTGCTTTGGTGTGGGCTTTGACTCATGTTGTTCAACCTGGGGACTTCATTAAATTGCTGGTTGTCATCCCTGCTCACTCTGAGA GTAAAAAGTTGTGGGGATTCTCAAGATTAACCGGTGACTGCACTACTGGTCACTGGAAGTCCCAATCAGGAACCTGGTTAGATCAAAAAGACTATGTTTCGGATTTGTTCTCTGAAATGATGCTTCAACTCCATCATGTTTATGACCCTGAGAAG ATACAAATCAGGGTAAAAGTTGTTTCTAGCTCATCTTCTGGAGTTGTGGCTGCTGAAGTGAAGAAGGCTCAATCTAACTGGATCATATTGGacaa ACATCTGAAGCATGAGGAGAAAAGCTGCATGGGGGAGCTAAAATGCAATGTTGTGGTTATGAAACGTTCTGGAGCAAAGGTTCTCCGTTTGAATTTGATTGGATCACCAATGATGGAACCCCAGATGCCTTTGTCATTTCCATTCAATATAGAAGAAACTTCAATAGACTTTGACAGTGAGCATGAACAGCTAGATGTACTGAGAGGGCCATTTGTGACTCCTGCAAGTAGTCCAGAGCATGAATCATCACTGACTCCAACAGATGTTGGAACATCATCAGTGTCAAGCTCAGATCCAGGGACTTCACCATTATTTCTCTCAGAAATTTATGGGAATCAGAAGAAAGAGCATTCATATATTACTGAAGGAAATTTAAGCCTTTATGAATCTGACTCTGATTCGAATACTGAAAAGCTGGCTCCTTCATCAACAAGGTTATATTTCCAGCCATGGATGGATGACATTCTTAGTTCTAGTGGTGAACTTACAAAAAATCTGGTGGAGGGTTTCAATAGGCCAAATGATACCGATCTGGCTTCCACATATAAAAACATGCTGGAGAATTTATCTAAGCTTGACCGAGAACCTGACATTGGAGTGCTGAATTACAGAACTGATCTCAACTTAAGCAAAAGTGTTAGAAAAGCAATTTCCTTGTCCACAAATGCTCCTCTTGATCCTCCTCCATTGTGTTCAGTATGTCGACACAAGACTCCCATATTTGGAAGTCCTCCTAAGTGGTTTACTTATGCTGAACTGGAACATGCTACAGATGGATTTTCACAGAAAAATTTCTTAGCCGCAGGAGGATTTGGTTCTGTTCATCGAGGAATGCTAATGAATGGCCAGGTGGTTGCTGTAAAGCAACACAAATTGGCTAGTTCTCAAG GATGTGATCAAGATCTGTTGAAATGGCCTGTACGACAAAAAATCGCAGTTGGAACGGCAAGGGGTTTGAGATACCTTCATGAAGAATGTAGAGTCGGCTGTATTGTCCATCGTGATATGAGGCCGAACAATATCCTCATCACCCATGATTTTGAACCATTA GTTGGAGATTTTGGACTGGCAAGGTGGCAGCCAAATGGAGACATTGGGGTTGAAACAAGAATAATTGGAACGTTTGG GTATTTGGCTCCAGAATATGCTCAAAGAGGCCAAATCACAGAAAAATCAGATATCTACTCGTTCGGGGTAGTATTGGTGGAACTAATTACAGGACGGAAAGCTGTTGACATAAACCGACCCAAAGGCCAACAGTGCCTAACTGAATGG CAGGCACGTCCACTCCTAGAAAAGCATGCTATTCATGAACTGGTTGATCCACGCTTAAGTAACTGCTATTCAGAGCCAGAGGTCCATAACATGTTGCAATGTGCCTCATCATGCTTACAGCGGGATCCTCATTCAAGGCCTCGCATGTCACAG GTGCTCCGGATGTTGGAAGCTGGTGACACTGCCATGAATTCAACAAATCTCATAGATATTTCACAGAAAGCACCAGTGTAA
- the LOC118047943 gene encoding inactive protein kinase SELMODRAFT_444075 isoform X3, with product MNEKVFSSVVVAGKVVVVAVKASKEIPRSALVWALTHVVQPGDFIKLLVVIPAHSESKKLWGFSRLTGDCTTGHWKSQSGTWLDQKDYVSDLFSEMMLQLHHVYDPEKIQIRVKVVSSSSSGVVAAEVKKAQSNWIILDKHLKHEEKSCMGELKCNVVVMKRSGAKVLRLNLIGSPMMEPQMPLSFPFNIEETSIDFDSEHEQLDVLRGPFVTPASSPEHESSLTPTDVGTSSVSSSDPGTSPLFLSEIYGNQKKEHSYITEGNLSLYESDSDSNTEKLAPSSTRLYFQPWMDDILSSSGELTKNLVEGFNRPNDTDLASTYKNMLENLSKLDREPDIGVLNYRTDLNLSKSVRKAISLSTNAPLDPPPLCSVCRHKTPIFGSPPKWFTYAELEHATDGFSQKNFLAAGGFGSVHRGMLMNGQVVAVKQHKLASSQGDIEFCSEVEVLSCAQHRNVVTLIGFCVEDGRRLLVYEYICNGSLDLHLFGCDQDLLKWPVRQKIAVGTARGLRYLHEECRVGCIVHRDMRPNNILITHDFEPLVGDFGLARWQPNGDIGVETRIIGTFGYLAPEYAQRGQITEKSDIYSFGVVLVELITGRKAVDINRPKGQQCLTEWQARPLLEKHAIHELVDPRLSNCYSEPEVHNMLQCASSCLQRDPHSRPRMSQVLRMLEAGDTAMNSTNLIDISQKAPV from the exons ATGAATGAGAAAGTATTTTCGTCAGTTGTGGTTGCTGGGAAAGTGGTGGTGGTTGCTGTTAAGGCGTCAAAAGAGATACCAAGGAGTGCTTTGGTGTGGGCTTTGACTCATGTTGTTCAACCTGGGGACTTCATTAAATTGCTGGTTGTCATCCCTGCTCACTCTGAGA GTAAAAAGTTGTGGGGATTCTCAAGATTAACCGGTGACTGCACTACTGGTCACTGGAAGTCCCAATCAGGAACCTGGTTAGATCAAAAAGACTATGTTTCGGATTTGTTCTCTGAAATGATGCTTCAACTCCATCATGTTTATGACCCTGAGAAG ATACAAATCAGGGTAAAAGTTGTTTCTAGCTCATCTTCTGGAGTTGTGGCTGCTGAAGTGAAGAAGGCTCAATCTAACTGGATCATATTGGacaa ACATCTGAAGCATGAGGAGAAAAGCTGCATGGGGGAGCTAAAATGCAATGTTGTGGTTATGAAACGTTCTGGAGCAAAGGTTCTCCGTTTGAATTTGATTGGATCACCAATGATGGAACCCCAGATGCCTTTGTCATTTCCATTCAATATAGAAGAAACTTCAATAGACTTTGACAGTGAGCATGAACAGCTAGATGTACTGAGAGGGCCATTTGTGACTCCTGCAAGTAGTCCAGAGCATGAATCATCACTGACTCCAACAGATGTTGGAACATCATCAGTGTCAAGCTCAGATCCAGGGACTTCACCATTATTTCTCTCAGAAATTTATGGGAATCAGAAGAAAGAGCATTCATATATTACTGAAGGAAATTTAAGCCTTTATGAATCTGACTCTGATTCGAATACTGAAAAGCTGGCTCCTTCATCAACAAGGTTATATTTCCAGCCATGGATGGATGACATTCTTAGTTCTAGTGGTGAACTTACAAAAAATCTGGTGGAGGGTTTCAATAGGCCAAATGATACCGATCTGGCTTCCACATATAAAAACATGCTGGAGAATTTATCTAAGCTTGACCGAGAACCTGACATTGGAGTGCTGAATTACAGAACTGATCTCAACTTAAGCAAAAGTGTTAGAAAAGCAATTTCCTTGTCCACAAATGCTCCTCTTGATCCTCCTCCATTGTGTTCAGTATGTCGACACAAGACTCCCATATTTGGAAGTCCTCCTAAGTGGTTTACTTATGCTGAACTGGAACATGCTACAGATGGATTTTCACAGAAAAATTTCTTAGCCGCAGGAGGATTTGGTTCTGTTCATCGAGGAATGCTAATGAATGGCCAGGTGGTTGCTGTAAAGCAACACAAATTGGCTAGTTCTCAAGGTGATATAGAGTTCTGCTCTGAAGTTGAGGTTTTAAGTTGTGCACAACATAGAAATGTAGTGACATTAATTGGATTCTGTGTGGAGGACGGAAGAAGATTGCTGGTTTATGAATATATTTGCAATGGCTCTTTGGATTTACATCTTTTTG GATGTGATCAAGATCTGTTGAAATGGCCTGTACGACAAAAAATCGCAGTTGGAACGGCAAGGGGTTTGAGATACCTTCATGAAGAATGTAGAGTCGGCTGTATTGTCCATCGTGATATGAGGCCGAACAATATCCTCATCACCCATGATTTTGAACCATTA GTTGGAGATTTTGGACTGGCAAGGTGGCAGCCAAATGGAGACATTGGGGTTGAAACAAGAATAATTGGAACGTTTGG GTATTTGGCTCCAGAATATGCTCAAAGAGGCCAAATCACAGAAAAATCAGATATCTACTCGTTCGGGGTAGTATTGGTGGAACTAATTACAGGACGGAAAGCTGTTGACATAAACCGACCCAAAGGCCAACAGTGCCTAACTGAATGG CAGGCACGTCCACTCCTAGAAAAGCATGCTATTCATGAACTGGTTGATCCACGCTTAAGTAACTGCTATTCAGAGCCAGAGGTCCATAACATGTTGCAATGTGCCTCATCATGCTTACAGCGGGATCCTCATTCAAGGCCTCGCATGTCACAG GTGCTCCGGATGTTGGAAGCTGGTGACACTGCCATGAATTCAACAAATCTCATAGATATTTCACAGAAAGCACCAGTGTAA
- the LOC118047943 gene encoding inactive protein kinase SELMODRAFT_444075 isoform X2, giving the protein MSIAALEVSWFLCHVENAVSMILLRRNFDGFVAMECCVKQVVVAGKVVVVAVKASKEIPRSALVWALTHVVQPGDFIKLLVVIPAHSESKKLWGFSRLTGDCTTGHWKSQSGTWLDQKDYVSDLFSEMMLQLHHVYDPEKIQIRVKVVSSSSSGVVAAEVKKAQSNWIILDKHLKHEEKSCMGELKCNVVVMKRSGAKVLRLNLIGSPMMEPQMPLSFPFNIEETSIDFDSEHEQLDVLRGPFVTPASSPEHESSLTPTDVGTSSVSSSDPGTSPLFLSEIYGNQKKEHSYITEGNLSLYESDSDSNTEKLAPSSTRLYFQPWMDDILSSSGELTKNLVEGFNRPNDTDLASTYKNMLENLSKLDREPDIGVLNYRTDLNLSKSVRKAISLSTNAPLDPPPLCSVCRHKTPIFGSPPKWFTYAELEHATDGFSQKNFLAAGGFGSVHRGMLMNGQVVAVKQHKLASSQGDIEFCSEVEVLSCAQHRNVVTLIGFCVEDGRRLLVYEYICNGSLDLHLFGCDQDLLKWPVRQKIAVGTARGLRYLHEECRVGCIVHRDMRPNNILITHDFEPLVGDFGLARWQPNGDIGVETRIIGTFGYLAPEYAQRGQITEKSDIYSFGVVLVELITGRKAVDINRPKGQQCLTEWARPLLEKHAIHELVDPRLSNCYSEPEVHNMLQCASSCLQRDPHSRPRMSQVLRMLEAGDTAMNSTNLIDISQKAPV; this is encoded by the exons ATGTCAATTGCCGCTTTGGAAGTATCTTGGTTTCTGTGTCACGTTGAAAATGCAGTCTCAATGATTTTGCTTAGGCGGAATTTTGATGGGTTTGTGGCTATGGAATGTTGTGTTAAACAAG TTGTGGTTGCTGGGAAAGTGGTGGTGGTTGCTGTTAAGGCGTCAAAAGAGATACCAAGGAGTGCTTTGGTGTGGGCTTTGACTCATGTTGTTCAACCTGGGGACTTCATTAAATTGCTGGTTGTCATCCCTGCTCACTCTGAGA GTAAAAAGTTGTGGGGATTCTCAAGATTAACCGGTGACTGCACTACTGGTCACTGGAAGTCCCAATCAGGAACCTGGTTAGATCAAAAAGACTATGTTTCGGATTTGTTCTCTGAAATGATGCTTCAACTCCATCATGTTTATGACCCTGAGAAG ATACAAATCAGGGTAAAAGTTGTTTCTAGCTCATCTTCTGGAGTTGTGGCTGCTGAAGTGAAGAAGGCTCAATCTAACTGGATCATATTGGacaa ACATCTGAAGCATGAGGAGAAAAGCTGCATGGGGGAGCTAAAATGCAATGTTGTGGTTATGAAACGTTCTGGAGCAAAGGTTCTCCGTTTGAATTTGATTGGATCACCAATGATGGAACCCCAGATGCCTTTGTCATTTCCATTCAATATAGAAGAAACTTCAATAGACTTTGACAGTGAGCATGAACAGCTAGATGTACTGAGAGGGCCATTTGTGACTCCTGCAAGTAGTCCAGAGCATGAATCATCACTGACTCCAACAGATGTTGGAACATCATCAGTGTCAAGCTCAGATCCAGGGACTTCACCATTATTTCTCTCAGAAATTTATGGGAATCAGAAGAAAGAGCATTCATATATTACTGAAGGAAATTTAAGCCTTTATGAATCTGACTCTGATTCGAATACTGAAAAGCTGGCTCCTTCATCAACAAGGTTATATTTCCAGCCATGGATGGATGACATTCTTAGTTCTAGTGGTGAACTTACAAAAAATCTGGTGGAGGGTTTCAATAGGCCAAATGATACCGATCTGGCTTCCACATATAAAAACATGCTGGAGAATTTATCTAAGCTTGACCGAGAACCTGACATTGGAGTGCTGAATTACAGAACTGATCTCAACTTAAGCAAAAGTGTTAGAAAAGCAATTTCCTTGTCCACAAATGCTCCTCTTGATCCTCCTCCATTGTGTTCAGTATGTCGACACAAGACTCCCATATTTGGAAGTCCTCCTAAGTGGTTTACTTATGCTGAACTGGAACATGCTACAGATGGATTTTCACAGAAAAATTTCTTAGCCGCAGGAGGATTTGGTTCTGTTCATCGAGGAATGCTAATGAATGGCCAGGTGGTTGCTGTAAAGCAACACAAATTGGCTAGTTCTCAAGGTGATATAGAGTTCTGCTCTGAAGTTGAGGTTTTAAGTTGTGCACAACATAGAAATGTAGTGACATTAATTGGATTCTGTGTGGAGGACGGAAGAAGATTGCTGGTTTATGAATATATTTGCAATGGCTCTTTGGATTTACATCTTTTTG GATGTGATCAAGATCTGTTGAAATGGCCTGTACGACAAAAAATCGCAGTTGGAACGGCAAGGGGTTTGAGATACCTTCATGAAGAATGTAGAGTCGGCTGTATTGTCCATCGTGATATGAGGCCGAACAATATCCTCATCACCCATGATTTTGAACCATTA GTTGGAGATTTTGGACTGGCAAGGTGGCAGCCAAATGGAGACATTGGGGTTGAAACAAGAATAATTGGAACGTTTGG GTATTTGGCTCCAGAATATGCTCAAAGAGGCCAAATCACAGAAAAATCAGATATCTACTCGTTCGGGGTAGTATTGGTGGAACTAATTACAGGACGGAAAGCTGTTGACATAAACCGACCCAAAGGCCAACAGTGCCTAACTGAATGG GCACGTCCACTCCTAGAAAAGCATGCTATTCATGAACTGGTTGATCCACGCTTAAGTAACTGCTATTCAGAGCCAGAGGTCCATAACATGTTGCAATGTGCCTCATCATGCTTACAGCGGGATCCTCATTCAAGGCCTCGCATGTCACAG GTGCTCCGGATGTTGGAAGCTGGTGACACTGCCATGAATTCAACAAATCTCATAGATATTTCACAGAAAGCACCAGTGTAA
- the LOC118047943 gene encoding inactive protein kinase SELMODRAFT_444075 isoform X1: protein MSIAALEVSWFLCHVENAVSMILLRRNFDGFVAMECCVKQVVVAGKVVVVAVKASKEIPRSALVWALTHVVQPGDFIKLLVVIPAHSESKKLWGFSRLTGDCTTGHWKSQSGTWLDQKDYVSDLFSEMMLQLHHVYDPEKIQIRVKVVSSSSSGVVAAEVKKAQSNWIILDKHLKHEEKSCMGELKCNVVVMKRSGAKVLRLNLIGSPMMEPQMPLSFPFNIEETSIDFDSEHEQLDVLRGPFVTPASSPEHESSLTPTDVGTSSVSSSDPGTSPLFLSEIYGNQKKEHSYITEGNLSLYESDSDSNTEKLAPSSTRLYFQPWMDDILSSSGELTKNLVEGFNRPNDTDLASTYKNMLENLSKLDREPDIGVLNYRTDLNLSKSVRKAISLSTNAPLDPPPLCSVCRHKTPIFGSPPKWFTYAELEHATDGFSQKNFLAAGGFGSVHRGMLMNGQVVAVKQHKLASSQGDIEFCSEVEVLSCAQHRNVVTLIGFCVEDGRRLLVYEYICNGSLDLHLFGCDQDLLKWPVRQKIAVGTARGLRYLHEECRVGCIVHRDMRPNNILITHDFEPLVGDFGLARWQPNGDIGVETRIIGTFGYLAPEYAQRGQITEKSDIYSFGVVLVELITGRKAVDINRPKGQQCLTEWQARPLLEKHAIHELVDPRLSNCYSEPEVHNMLQCASSCLQRDPHSRPRMSQVLRMLEAGDTAMNSTNLIDISQKAPV from the exons ATGTCAATTGCCGCTTTGGAAGTATCTTGGTTTCTGTGTCACGTTGAAAATGCAGTCTCAATGATTTTGCTTAGGCGGAATTTTGATGGGTTTGTGGCTATGGAATGTTGTGTTAAACAAG TTGTGGTTGCTGGGAAAGTGGTGGTGGTTGCTGTTAAGGCGTCAAAAGAGATACCAAGGAGTGCTTTGGTGTGGGCTTTGACTCATGTTGTTCAACCTGGGGACTTCATTAAATTGCTGGTTGTCATCCCTGCTCACTCTGAGA GTAAAAAGTTGTGGGGATTCTCAAGATTAACCGGTGACTGCACTACTGGTCACTGGAAGTCCCAATCAGGAACCTGGTTAGATCAAAAAGACTATGTTTCGGATTTGTTCTCTGAAATGATGCTTCAACTCCATCATGTTTATGACCCTGAGAAG ATACAAATCAGGGTAAAAGTTGTTTCTAGCTCATCTTCTGGAGTTGTGGCTGCTGAAGTGAAGAAGGCTCAATCTAACTGGATCATATTGGacaa ACATCTGAAGCATGAGGAGAAAAGCTGCATGGGGGAGCTAAAATGCAATGTTGTGGTTATGAAACGTTCTGGAGCAAAGGTTCTCCGTTTGAATTTGATTGGATCACCAATGATGGAACCCCAGATGCCTTTGTCATTTCCATTCAATATAGAAGAAACTTCAATAGACTTTGACAGTGAGCATGAACAGCTAGATGTACTGAGAGGGCCATTTGTGACTCCTGCAAGTAGTCCAGAGCATGAATCATCACTGACTCCAACAGATGTTGGAACATCATCAGTGTCAAGCTCAGATCCAGGGACTTCACCATTATTTCTCTCAGAAATTTATGGGAATCAGAAGAAAGAGCATTCATATATTACTGAAGGAAATTTAAGCCTTTATGAATCTGACTCTGATTCGAATACTGAAAAGCTGGCTCCTTCATCAACAAGGTTATATTTCCAGCCATGGATGGATGACATTCTTAGTTCTAGTGGTGAACTTACAAAAAATCTGGTGGAGGGTTTCAATAGGCCAAATGATACCGATCTGGCTTCCACATATAAAAACATGCTGGAGAATTTATCTAAGCTTGACCGAGAACCTGACATTGGAGTGCTGAATTACAGAACTGATCTCAACTTAAGCAAAAGTGTTAGAAAAGCAATTTCCTTGTCCACAAATGCTCCTCTTGATCCTCCTCCATTGTGTTCAGTATGTCGACACAAGACTCCCATATTTGGAAGTCCTCCTAAGTGGTTTACTTATGCTGAACTGGAACATGCTACAGATGGATTTTCACAGAAAAATTTCTTAGCCGCAGGAGGATTTGGTTCTGTTCATCGAGGAATGCTAATGAATGGCCAGGTGGTTGCTGTAAAGCAACACAAATTGGCTAGTTCTCAAGGTGATATAGAGTTCTGCTCTGAAGTTGAGGTTTTAAGTTGTGCACAACATAGAAATGTAGTGACATTAATTGGATTCTGTGTGGAGGACGGAAGAAGATTGCTGGTTTATGAATATATTTGCAATGGCTCTTTGGATTTACATCTTTTTG GATGTGATCAAGATCTGTTGAAATGGCCTGTACGACAAAAAATCGCAGTTGGAACGGCAAGGGGTTTGAGATACCTTCATGAAGAATGTAGAGTCGGCTGTATTGTCCATCGTGATATGAGGCCGAACAATATCCTCATCACCCATGATTTTGAACCATTA GTTGGAGATTTTGGACTGGCAAGGTGGCAGCCAAATGGAGACATTGGGGTTGAAACAAGAATAATTGGAACGTTTGG GTATTTGGCTCCAGAATATGCTCAAAGAGGCCAAATCACAGAAAAATCAGATATCTACTCGTTCGGGGTAGTATTGGTGGAACTAATTACAGGACGGAAAGCTGTTGACATAAACCGACCCAAAGGCCAACAGTGCCTAACTGAATGG CAGGCACGTCCACTCCTAGAAAAGCATGCTATTCATGAACTGGTTGATCCACGCTTAAGTAACTGCTATTCAGAGCCAGAGGTCCATAACATGTTGCAATGTGCCTCATCATGCTTACAGCGGGATCCTCATTCAAGGCCTCGCATGTCACAG GTGCTCCGGATGTTGGAAGCTGGTGACACTGCCATGAATTCAACAAATCTCATAGATATTTCACAGAAAGCACCAGTGTAA